In Vidua chalybeata isolate OUT-0048 chromosome 4, bVidCha1 merged haplotype, whole genome shotgun sequence, the genomic window taagataaattaattaaactAACTAGAAAGAAATTATGTGTTTTGTTAAACCAACTCACCTTATTCCATGTTCTGTAGAAAGTATTACTATTTGTCAAGTTATTATAGTCAGTGTAGGATGGGGTTTATGATCTGACATAATTACTGATCTGAGAAATGTGACATAAAAAGAGGTGAAAATAATTAAGCAGGCAGCATAGAGGATGTGTGCTCTGGGTATTAAACCAAACAATTATAGCTAAAGTGATGAGGAGGAAATCAGTATAGTATAACCAGTGATAAAAATTAGCTGTGAGGAATATTAGTAAGCTGTAATATGTATTAACATCTTTCAAACATAAAGCCAGGTTCATTTTTTAACTGTGTGGATTTAACAAAAAATGGGGTAATGACACTGTCTATAGTCCAGCTGGAccaggaaaggaggaggaaaaggagagatgTCCTAattttcaaagtgattttttccaatttatcaAGCCTTCTGAATCcgcaaaaatatatttgcagcTTTATTTCACTCAGTTCATCAGCAGAAAGGCGATGCATTTCAGATTAAAGATGAACTTAAAGACCTAAAACTGTCAGGTTTTTGTACTAAAAATTTGTGAAGTTTATTCACTTCCCCTTCCAGTAACTTCCACAGGAGTTTTATCATCCCTGTAACTCCATAACCTTGGTAGCTGCGaccaagaggttttttttttttttttcaaagcatgagacttttctgtttgtatttttacatcTACAAACACCTCTTACACTTCCTTAATGACATTTCTAGCTGTGTGGAAGTCATGCAGACCATCAACATTAAAATGTAGtgagcaaaacagaaaaggatcAGTCACTGGCTTTGACTACAGGAAATtatataaacaatttttttttagtggaaaCAGAAGACTTTGTAGAAGAATGTCTGAGTGAAAGATAAAACCATCAATCATGttggaaagcaaaatgcttttgatGATTTATGTTGTTTCTGGAAGTCAGTAACAGAAAGATGAaattcagcagaagaaaaaaagtgactATTAAGCCAAATACCTCAGATCTGTAAACGTCCCGACACGTTAATATACAAGTTCCCTTGGGGATGTAGAGTTAGAAATATTCTTAATCACACTAAATTCAAAGTTCTTCTCATGCTGTATTGTTAAAAATATGTGCACGTGAATTTGATCATGCAAATATCCCCACAGAAGCTGAAGTGCCTCCTAACTGGAATGATCTTTTTTATTGTACACCAAACACTAAATTCCCTTGTGGTGGTCTTCCAGTGCAggattaattaaagaaaatactacATCAAGTATCCTTTCTACTTGTAAATGTCTCACAGGTTTGTGTAATCTCCAACTGAAGCTATTACTAGAATGCCTTATAGATCAAAATctttaattaaacattaattcccttaaaacattttcaaagccTTAATTTCAGTAACTTGCAAGTTTTATTTGCCTGCCACAGCACGCTGTCTTCTTGTAATCAGTATTTAATAACCTGTACAGTTTAATCCCAGTGTAATGTATTTGGCAATGAcaaatgaaattgaaaaacCCCGCTGTAAATCTAGATGGTACACTGGGATGCTTTTCTTACTATCTTAATttattgcagggaaaaaaaaagagacagtcCTGCCTTCCTTTAACCCTTAGATGAGTATTATTTTTTGAAGaggaaattataattatttcctttacttttaTATGTAACTTAGTGAGGGTTGGACCACATCAGTGAAGAGTCAAATCCAACAGCTCATACGTAATGTACCAAAATTTTGTCTAATTGAAGAGCAAGCAGATAATCACGTGTTCTACTGAGAGGGTTTTCGGGGTGTGATCTTCTGCATATGAGCACCTTGGGCAAACTCAGCCCCTTTGCCACAGACCACCACTTTTTGGACAGGGTACTTGCAGGTTTCTCTGCAGGTCAGCTGTGGGCTGTGATTTATCATTCATGAAACGTTTCTTTCATCCTTATTTGAGAGCTCAAGCAGCACGTGCTGACcctggctgggctttggggGCTGCACTGGCTGTTTCTGCTCAGgctctgtgtttttcctgtggATTTGCTGCTGTGATAGCCCTGGCTACCAAcagtcttttccagcctccttCCAGAGGCTCCTCAGCAGCCCAAGGCCATTGTTGCTCCCTCGTCTGATCCTTGGAAACTGCTCAAGGAGTTGCTTTGCTGTAATTCATATATCTGATGCCCACAAATGCCCAGTGGGCTTCATTTCCAGTTCCTGGGATGCCCTGCCTCACCAACACCATTGCCTCAGCACCAGCAAGGCTGGCCAAGAGCTTTTTATCACATTTAAAGCAAATCAGTAAGAAACTTTTAGCAGATTGAACATCCTCAGCTGTAGAATCATTAGAAAAAATCTTTGGTCATTTGATTGTACAGCTGGAGGTTTTGCCACATATGACAGTCATAATCACATCAAAACATTACTCAGAGGTTCAGTATCATTTAATCCATCCTGCCTGGGcaatttcttgccttttttgttATTCAACTATGGGTCATGTTATTCATGTTATTCAAGTTTTGGGCCATGTATAAAGGATAAAAAAGgtaggagatttttttctgaaaatcagatGGACGTGTTTTTAATctcccaggcaggcaggcaggcaggcaggcacagTTCCATGTTCCTTCTCCACAGCTGAGTTTGGCCTGTGTCGAGTTGTGAAGAGAAAAACCCATCTGGTTACttagctgggatttttttccctggagtAAATCTAATACCTGAGATGTAAAAGTCATGGATGTTCTAGAGACAGTGAACTGAAAGTAGTTGATTACATCTCCCATATGCCAGGTCAGCAGGGAATATTTCATCCAAGCTCCTTTATCTCAAAGTGACAATTCTTCACTTCAAGTGCCCAGAATTCTGGACACCAGTCAGAGGATATTGTTCATTATTGTTCCAGCCAGGACATGGCACATTGGAATTATTCTTTAAGGACTCTCAGGACACCGCCAACCCAACCACCCTTGTCCTTGTGGGGCGATTCCACTGGCCAGATGTTAACTGGGAAAAGACAGGTCCAGGAGATTCCCAAGACACCTACCTGGCTGACAACTTCTTGGCAGAGGATCTTGGGGAGCTAATGTAGAGAGCAGGACCAGGACTTATTCCTAGTTTCCCCACATCAGTAATAGGCTTTATCTCACATAGCTTCCCACTCAAAAGCTACATGAGCTTGGACAAACGTGGAGCCTTATGGAAAGGTGCCCTCTGTGATTTGCTACTTGTTCCCAGAGAGACTCTCGAGGGTGAGGTGGTGATTGGTGGCTGTCTGGGCCACACTGACtatgaaaacactgattttcaaATCTCTGGTACTGCTGGAACCCACCTGGGTCCTAAGGTGGCTCACTGAGCACTGCTGGCAAATCAGCATCTTTTATTGGCGTGTCCTGCAggaaaggtgtttgttgctttgAGTCTCTGTGCAGTAACAAGGGACAATGACGATTCTCCAGAGCActttgcaaatataaaaaaatgtattgacAACTGAACTACCCCAAGTGAACTGATTTGAATTAGAGTCTGGCAGCATGCACTAAtcacccagctgcagctccatgcAGGAGCACCAGAGCAGGGtgcacagagcctgcagagTCCGCCTGGGGCTGGAGGGCTGCCTGTGGACACGCTGCAGGTCACCGAGGGTCCGGGCTGCCAGCTGGGTCCGTGAGGaacagggaaagcagcaggggctgcccggggcagggctctgtgtccctgcagctgctggcacctgcTCATCTGAGGTAGAAGGAGTTGCTGCCTTTGCCTCCTCCTGGAGGGGTTCCTGCAAGAGCTCCGGGTAGTTGGGGTTGATCCAGACCGTCCGGATTGTGATGTATCGCCAGTTTTCATGCGGCaatgttttgttgctgttattttccCCTTGGGACGGCTTCGGGATTCTGCTGACTTCCCCTTGGGAAAGCTCTCGTTCCATGTGGTTTTCCCCTCGGCACGGCTCAAGGGGATGGCAGacttccctctcttcctcctccccgggCTCTGGTGCTTCCAGCACTGACCCAGGCCCGCTGAGGGTCTGGGCTGCCCCCTGGGCAGATGAGGGGcctggggaagagcaggagctctgcaggggtgggacacggctccgtgtccCTGCTGAGGACACCTGCtcacccagggctgctgcctctgctgcctcttGTGCCTCAGGAGGAGCATTTGGGCAGCGCTTCTCGTCCTGTGGCTGCCTGTGGTCCACCTGTGGCTGCTTGAAGTCCATCTGTGGCACAGAGGAGGCGTGGGGTGGAGGGGGCTGTcttggcacagccccagcccagccttgtgCCATCACCAGCCTCTCTGTCCTGCCCCGTTGCTCATCCTTTGCCTCTTCAGGCGCAGCAGCCCTTGGGCGGGCAAGGATTTGGGATTCACCTTCTCCCCATTGGGTGTCTCTGTCATGCTTTCCTGCAGAGGttctcaggcagctgctgcctcctgagaAAGGTGCTCTGGGGCAGTGGCACCCCAGGCCTCTgtgccccaaaaaccccccagaGGTCACAGTGGCctctgggcacagggcacagccccTGTGTCACAAAGAGCCCCCGGACACTCCTCAAAGGGACACAAAGGACACTCTGTCACAAAGGGAcaccccagcacccccagcaaCCACAGAACCACCCAGGACcggctgtgctcagcacaggagaGCCCTTGCTCTCCCATCTGAGCCCCTGGCTGGTCTGATCCCACCCCTCCCACGCAGCCCCTCACTCTGGACTCCTGGATCCCTCTGGATCCCTCTGGATCAGGATTGACTTGGCCTTGGGCCTTTATTTCTCTCCAAGCCTTGATGGGGGCAGCTCACATTGGGAATAATTTCTACAGGTGTTCTGTGTTTTAACTCAGCTCTCCTACTCAGCTGCCTAAAAGTGGTACAGTCACCAAGTGCCTAATGTGAGCTCTTGAAGCTTATTTCAGTCATCCAGTTTGGGAACATTCTGGttagaaaggggaaaataagcTTTGTTAGGTCAATGAATGCTTAGAAAACTCAaacttttattaattaaataatactCAAGAGTTCCAAACTGAATATTCAgtaaatgagacagaaaaaaagcctgatGCTTTTCTAGTCTAATTTAAGAGAAATAGATAAGATGAAACCAATGTGAGAGAGAGAATCCAGATGTTGCTGTTACTCTGTGGTGGATGACTGCTTTCCCCAAGAAAAATTCAGTGGAGAAATTCACACCCTAAGGCCTGTATTTATTGCTTGAGGAGTAAGTGAGGTATTTCATGGATATCATTATTTACAGGATCAATATTGCTGTTTAGCCAGATGGCTGGCCAAGCACAGACAAATACTGTCTGCtataatttgtttatttgtctATTGATCCATCTCTGCACCCATTTTGCTGATCAAACAGATGGATAGGGCAGGACCAGGAACAACTTATTCCTAGTTTTCCCACATCAGTAATAGGCTTCATCTCACATAACTTCCCACTCAAAAGCTACACGAGTTTGGACAAACCTGGAGCCTTATGGAATGAGCAAAATGGATTCACCCCATCTATTTTAGGCAGAACCCCTCACCTCCTGTAGCTGCCCACCCCAGACAAAAGCaacccacagcccctcctgcctaCAAGTCTCTCAACACCAGAGAACTATAATAACACTTTAGCAAAGTGTTGCATTGCTTAGAGCAGAAAATGTGATTCTAGGAGGGATGTGTAGAAGTGGAAGGGATGGATAAAAGATTTTGCTGAATTCAGAATATTCAATGGAGGACGCAGAGAGGTTTTTTGCAGATCTGCTCAAGTATACAGAGTACCTCATGTTGGCCCAAGCTGTTGCTTACTTGCTAGGAAAACGTGATCTAGTAAAAGGCTTCCACTGATCAGAGGGTGACAACCCACTGTGAGGGCTCCTCACCTCCACACcaagcaggaacagctccagtgAAGTGGGTGGAGCTGATGAACCAGAAATCACTGTCAGCTGCAGATGGATTCACAGATGGAGAAGAAAGATGTTTTGAAAGATTGAGTGaaatgcagctttaaaaatCAAGGTGTTTCACAGAAAGATCCCTGATGGGACTACATTCACTGGGCTTGTTGTGTGCAGAGGTGTGATCAGGGGGAGGATTTGGAGATTAATGTGCTGAAAAATTCCATGGAACTGGTGTGGGAGTGGCGGATGCTTTCTGGGAACCAGCCAGGTCACTGCAGAAACACAACAGGTGATTTTTGGAGAGTGAGATGAAGCCAAAACACTCAATTTTGTGTTGTTTATCTCCTCATCACAGGGATGGTGacagtggctgtgctggggatggagctgttTGCCAGTCACCCCCTATATCCAGTATCAGCCCTGTCACTGCCGTCATCACCCACAAAGATCTGATTTAACACACTCGGGTGCCAGCCAGGTTGCTAAAGAGAATTTCtggctgtttgtttttcaataCAGTTCCAAGAAGACAAAAGAGACGAGCCTCTCAGTTTTCACCTGGCAATAGTAGTTGTCAGCCCTGCTGATAAACAGATGGTTTGAAACCATCctgtttttctggaaatatGCAATACGTGGGGATGTCAGTCCAAACAGTCAAGGCAAAACACACAAGGAACCTTTGGTGTCTTGAGGATGATCACTTGGGGCATCTCTGATACAGCTCCAAGCCCTGAGGGTGGGCTGGTCCAATTGGCACAGCTTGGGAAGCTCACCAAAGAGAGGAAGCCTCCCTGGGTCTCACAGGGTGCTCCCCAGGCTGACATGGGGCAGAGGAGGGGCTGTATCTATAGCTATGATTAATGTTTTCATCTAGGATTTATTAGATTGATTTAGAAAAAGCTGGGCTATGTATTGAGAGGGTGGttggaaatatttctcttctctcttttcttccttcttttctcccagGCAAATTGTGGGCCGAGTTTCTCTTCCCTCCAGTCACAAAGGGAGTTGGCGTCAGGCTTGGGTGAGCTGTGATTTGGTGTCATCTCAAAAGAAAGCACCACTGAGTCCAGCAGAGAAGCTCATTTAGCAAAGCCTGTCAGCTTGAACAGACTCATTGGCCTCAGTTGGTTTTAGGCTGCATCTAAAGTCAGACAGACAAAGCATTGCTTTAAAGTGACTAAGAGGAATTTTACTAAAGCCACTGTAATAATTAATCTTGTAATGGACAAGTCATGCAAATTAGGTGAATGTAGGCAGGCTGGGAACCCTCTGCCCAGGCCTGAGGCACTTTGTGCCACTCTGGGTTCCTGATACAGTGGAGAAATGTGGGTCCTAACCCATGGTGCACCCCCTGCTCTGAGggccacctcctcctctgcagtCCACTCCAACGTGGAGGAAGCACAGCCAGAATCAGCCACTTAAAACCTCACCTTTCAAATACTTCTTGTCCTGCACAGGTAAATCCAATCAAAATCATATTTTGTCACACACAGGTGTATGATGAGTGGTGCTTTGCTGTGGTCTCCTACAGGACCTGGGCTTGTTTCACTCTAAACCTGTCAATAACCCCAGTGAATTTAAGCactgcaaatatttcagtttgagGGTAAATGTGCCTGGGTGTTTGAGTGGAGTGTGACAGCAGACAGCTAACACTCCTCTGTGGCACCCACTGAAGTGGCATAACCAAGCAGAAACCCCACTGAGCTGAAAAATGCCCTTTGCTCAGGAAAAAcaggctcctgcctgtgcttccAATGTCTTGTGATGGGACATCTCCCAGAGAGATGGGAGCACCTCCAGTGGTTCCTCTGGAACCCACTGCAGGTCTGATTCAAAGCTCACTCAAGGTAAAAGtgccatttattttctgtgggattttaaatctcttttcccGTTAAATGCAGTCAGCTTTTAGAGAAGGACAGCTGGGATGTGAACTATTTTAGCTGAAGTTTCTGGACTTTCCCATTTCATGTCCATTTTAGGGATGAAGTTAAACCAGgttcttcacagaatcacagaacaagctgagttggaag contains:
- the LOC128787643 gene encoding uncharacterized protein LOC128787643, with amino-acid sequence MTETPNGEKMDFKQPQVDHRQPQDEKRCPNAPPEAQEAAEAAALGEQVSSAGTRSRVPPLQSSCSSPGPSSAQGAAQTLSGPGSVLEAPEPGEEEEREVCHPLEPCRGENHMERELSQGEVSRIPKPSQGENNSNKTLPHENWRYITIRTVWINPNYPELLQEPLQEEAKAATPSTSDEQVPAAAGTQSPAPGSPCCFPCSSRTQLAARTLGDLQRVHRQPSSPRRTLQALCTLLWCSCMELQLGD